A window of the Bradyrhizobium ottawaense genome harbors these coding sequences:
- a CDS encoding alpha/beta fold hydrolase gives MSDSIDRRRLIIGAALSGVAGRAFAQADAPAGPARAPSSQRMEPLRYVDAGPLTVAYYEAAPTDGPVAILLHGFPYDIHSYVDVAPLLAAQGCRVIVPCLRGFGATRFRDPATLRSGEQAAIGADVIALMDALGIKRAIFAGHNWGGRAACVAAALWPERCSGMVTVNSYLVQDLTRAMVPIDPRYEVALWYEYYFQIERGRAGLAANRREIARMLWEDWSPDWDFDDATFDRTAVAHDNPDYVDVVIHSYRHRFGLAAGDPQYAELQRRLAPLPPITVPAVTLDGDADGVLPAGDGRASAAKFTGRRIHRVVKGAGHNVPQEAPEAFAAAVMELVRA, from the coding sequence ATGTCCGATTCGATCGATCGCCGCCGGTTGATCATCGGCGCGGCCCTGTCGGGAGTTGCAGGCCGGGCGTTTGCCCAGGCCGATGCACCGGCGGGCCCGGCGCGCGCGCCGTCATCGCAGCGGATGGAACCGCTGCGCTATGTGGATGCAGGTCCGCTTACCGTCGCTTACTACGAAGCCGCTCCCACCGACGGACCGGTCGCGATCCTCCTGCACGGCTTTCCCTACGACATTCACAGCTATGTCGACGTCGCGCCGTTGCTCGCGGCGCAAGGCTGCCGCGTCATCGTGCCTTGCTTGCGCGGATTCGGCGCGACGCGTTTCCGCGATCCGGCGACGCTTCGCTCGGGCGAGCAGGCGGCGATCGGCGCCGATGTGATCGCGCTGATGGATGCGCTTGGCATCAAGCGCGCGATATTTGCCGGGCACAATTGGGGCGGGCGCGCGGCCTGCGTCGCCGCCGCGCTGTGGCCGGAGCGCTGCAGCGGCATGGTGACGGTCAACAGTTACCTCGTTCAGGACCTCACTCGCGCCATGGTGCCGATCGACCCGCGATACGAAGTTGCACTCTGGTACGAATATTATTTCCAGATCGAGCGCGGCCGTGCCGGGCTCGCCGCCAACCGGCGCGAGATCGCGCGGATGCTGTGGGAGGATTGGTCGCCGGATTGGGATTTCGACGACGCCACCTTCGACCGCACCGCGGTTGCGCACGACAACCCTGACTATGTCGACGTCGTGATCCACAGCTACCGCCATCGCTTCGGCCTTGCGGCGGGCGATCCGCAATATGCGGAGCTGCAGCGCCGCCTGGCGCCGCTGCCGCCGATCACGGTGCCGGCAGTCACGCTGGATGGCGATGCCGACGGCGTGCTCCCCGCCGGCGACGGCCGCGCCAGCGCCGCCAAGTTCACCGGCCGCCGCATTCATCGCGTGGTGAAGGGCGCCGGTCATAATGTGCCGCAGGAAGCGCCGGAAGCGTTCGCGGCGGCGGTGATGGAGCTGGTGCGAGCGTAG
- a CDS encoding Bug family tripartite tricarboxylate transporter substrate binding protein, protein MTKCYVLPAILLASIAFIAPASAEEFPSRPITWVVPFAPGGITDTTSRVVAEEMSKALGQSVLIDNRAGAGGTVGTEQVARSKPDGYTMIYGTQGTMAANVSLRKSLPYDPLTSFLPVHLVGESPNLFVAYAGAPYNSVADFIAYAKANPGKVTFASSGVGTATHLVAELFKTVAGIDMLHVPYKGSAPALNDLIAGRVDVMFDYPVSVGPHVEAGKLKVLATTAPERLRNTPGVPTMAELGLKDMTTQSWSSILVPAGTPAPVVDRLAAAAHAALTSERVRDHFEKFGTRPMMQQKAEMIPFIEAEIARWGDVITRAKLEKQ, encoded by the coding sequence ATGACGAAGTGCTACGTCTTGCCGGCGATTCTGCTGGCATCTATCGCTTTTATCGCACCGGCCTCCGCCGAGGAATTTCCCTCTCGCCCCATTACCTGGGTGGTGCCGTTCGCGCCGGGCGGCATCACCGACACTACGTCCCGTGTTGTCGCGGAAGAGATGTCGAAGGCGTTGGGCCAGTCGGTGCTGATCGACAACCGTGCCGGCGCCGGCGGGACGGTGGGCACCGAGCAGGTGGCGCGTTCGAAGCCCGATGGTTACACCATGATCTACGGCACCCAGGGCACGATGGCGGCCAACGTCTCGTTGCGGAAAAGCCTGCCCTACGATCCCCTGACGAGTTTTCTGCCGGTTCATCTGGTCGGCGAGTCCCCGAACCTGTTCGTTGCCTATGCGGGCGCGCCTTACAATTCGGTGGCCGACTTCATCGCCTATGCCAAGGCCAACCCCGGCAAGGTGACGTTCGCGTCGTCGGGTGTCGGCACCGCGACGCATCTGGTCGCCGAATTGTTCAAGACCGTCGCCGGGATCGACATGCTGCATGTGCCCTACAAGGGCAGCGCGCCGGCGCTGAACGACCTGATTGCCGGGCGCGTCGATGTCATGTTCGACTATCCGGTCTCGGTCGGCCCGCATGTCGAAGCCGGCAAGCTGAAGGTGCTGGCAACGACCGCGCCGGAGCGGTTGCGCAATACGCCCGGCGTGCCGACCATGGCCGAACTCGGCCTGAAGGACATGACCACGCAGAGCTGGTCCAGCATCCTGGTGCCCGCGGGAACGCCCGCGCCCGTGGTCGACCGGCTGGCGGCGGCCGCGCATGCGGCGCTGACCTCGGAACGCGTGCGCGACCACTTTGAAAAATTCGGCACCCGCCCGATGATGCAGCAAAAGGCGGAGATGATCCCGTTCATCGAAGCGGAAATCGCGCGCTGGGGCGACGTCATTACGCGCGCGAAGCTGGAGAAGCAGTAG
- a CDS encoding permease, whose product MNATAALSWFARHEIRLAWREWIAMMTGSRGKRKRAVIGLILFAAIMHLPAWAVIGRFADLQPPLDKSTLIVITATIFLAWALMLSQAIESVTRVFYARADLDLIMSSPAPLINVFSVRIAAIALSVAGMALLLSTPFVDVLVIGGGARWLAAFGVVVAIGLSAAAVAIAVTVMLFRLIGPSRTRLVAQILAAIIGAGFVIALQVAAILSYGTLSRFTVLTSDAAAAYAPGPDSPLWWPARAAIGDGEVLALLVAFSLVLLGGVMAIFSPKFADTVAHVSATSMTTRRAPRASAFRGGSRQQALRAKEFLLLRRDPWLVSQSLMQLLYLVPPALMLWRSFSESSAAIVLITPVIVMAAGQLAGGLAWLTISGEDAADLVATAPLPPQRVTRAKIEVVLMVIGIIFAPLIVALAFASVMQAAITALGVIVATASAAAIQLWFRVQAKRSQFRRRQTSSRLATFAEAFCSIGWAATAALAVSIPIAAIVSGAITAGILAATWKISPRRG is encoded by the coding sequence ATGAACGCGACGGCGGCGCTGAGCTGGTTTGCCCGGCACGAGATCCGGCTGGCATGGCGCGAATGGATCGCCATGATGACCGGCAGCCGCGGCAAACGTAAGCGCGCCGTCATTGGTTTGATTTTATTTGCCGCCATCATGCACCTGCCGGCCTGGGCCGTGATCGGCCGCTTCGCCGACCTGCAGCCGCCGCTCGACAAGTCCACCCTCATCGTCATCACGGCGACCATCTTCCTGGCCTGGGCGTTGATGCTGTCGCAGGCGATCGAATCGGTAACGCGCGTGTTCTACGCCCGCGCCGACCTCGATCTGATCATGTCGTCACCGGCGCCGCTCATCAACGTGTTCTCGGTCCGGATCGCGGCGATCGCATTGTCCGTCGCCGGAATGGCGCTGCTGTTGTCGACGCCCTTTGTCGACGTGCTGGTGATCGGCGGCGGTGCCCGATGGCTTGCCGCCTTCGGCGTCGTCGTTGCGATAGGTCTATCGGCCGCGGCCGTTGCGATCGCGGTTACGGTGATGCTGTTCCGGCTGATCGGGCCGAGCCGCACCCGGCTGGTGGCGCAGATCCTGGCCGCGATCATCGGCGCCGGCTTTGTGATCGCGCTGCAGGTTGCCGCAATCCTGTCTTACGGCACGCTGTCGCGGTTTACGGTGCTGACGTCGGACGCCGCAGCAGCCTATGCGCCCGGTCCCGACAGTCCGCTGTGGTGGCCGGCGCGCGCCGCGATCGGCGACGGCGAGGTGCTGGCGCTGCTGGTGGCTTTCAGCCTCGTGCTGCTCGGCGGCGTGATGGCGATCTTCTCGCCGAAATTCGCCGACACCGTCGCGCACGTCTCGGCAACATCCATGACCACCCGCCGGGCGCCGCGTGCCAGCGCGTTCCGTGGCGGTTCGCGGCAGCAGGCGCTGCGCGCCAAGGAATTCCTGTTGCTGCGCCGCGACCCCTGGCTGGTGTCGCAGAGCCTGATGCAACTGCTCTATCTGGTGCCGCCGGCGCTGATGCTGTGGCGAAGTTTTTCCGAGAGCTCGGCCGCGATCGTGCTGATCACGCCCGTGATCGTGATGGCGGCGGGCCAGCTCGCCGGCGGTCTCGCCTGGCTGACGATCTCGGGCGAGGACGCCGCCGACCTGGTCGCGACCGCGCCGCTGCCGCCGCAGCGCGTGACCCGCGCCAAGATCGAGGTAGTCTTGATGGTGATCGGCATCATCTTCGCGCCGCTGATCGTAGCCCTCGCCTTTGCCTCCGTCATGCAGGCGGCGATCACCGCGCTCGGCGTCATCGTCGCCACCGCGTCCGCCGCCGCGATCCAGCTCTGGTTCCGCGTGCAGGCCAAACGCAGCCAGTTCCGTCGCCGCCAGACCTCGTCGCGGCTGGCGACATTCGCCGAAGCCTTCTGCTCGATCGGCTGGGCCGCCACCGCGGCATTGGCGGTCTCGATCCCGATCGCCGCTATCGTCAGCGGCGCCATCACCGCCGGCATCCTTGCGGCGACGTGGAAGATCAGCCCGCGGCGGGGATGA